CGACCTCTGAACGCGCATTGCCGCAACATCGAAGCCCCACAGCGTTGTCAATATGACACTATAGCAATCATGCATCAGTgcgccatcaaaaaaaaaaaaaggaatgaagaacCAGTCCCAAATTGTATCGAAGAATGGCTTTAGCATGCTTCGGGAGGAGGGTATTTATGGCACTATGCGCtacagtgtgtgtgtgggggggggggaggggggcatgaAAGTGTTCCATTTCCGACCAACCGCACGCGGGAGCGAACTGGAACTTCGGGCTTCTATTTCCGCACGAATAAGTTCAAAACAATGTACAAGCTACAAGCTTCAGCGACCAACCTCTGATGGCACAACGTCTCAAACCTGTCGTGCACCTTGTCACGTGGTACTTTCTATTACGGCGAAGCTTTCGCTCCATCTTCCTGCGAGCATCTTTGCTGCGCGGAGTTGTTGAAACACACTATAGCCAGACAGGTAGGTATGTTTGCATGATGTTGTTAAAGCGTAGCATATCTCTCTCCCAGTGTCCCCTACGTCACTCTCTCACGAGTGAGGTACTTACCCCCCTTATAAGAGGCGCCACGTGGCATGACTTCACGGAGTTATTCACGACGTGAGTAACTCCGTGGCGTGACTTCACGGAGTTATTCTAGTCGCGCCCCGGTCACGGTGCCACGGTAACTCCCGGTTGTAGTGCACTACATAAATTAACTCGGCCGCCGGTATGTGACGGACAAGGGGAGGTATTGTGCGTCTGTGCACATTGCTTCCCTTCGCTGTCCCCAGGGTGTCCGAAGAGGGGTGGATGCCTGTCGCTCGCCTTTTGGTGTCCGCCAAGCAAGATCTGTATGGTGGATGCGCGAACAGAGTACTGACGTACTAGGCGTCGCATTAGTTTTTGTAGGTAGTAGTCGCACCCCATCTCTGCCTCCAGTGCGCAGCTGGGGTCCCAAGACCAGGAATGAATCGGTCCCAGGAATGAATCCCAGGTCCCAGGAATGAATCATAACGTTGCTACAAATCGACAACCACCTAACGCTACATTTGAAGTAAAAATCGTAAAACACCCTCTCTAGAGGTGTAAAAGTCACACCGACCACATCGCAAGCGAAGCCCTCCTCCTCCTGTTAGGGTCGCGGGCAGTGTGACTTTGCACCTGTAGAGAGGGTGTTCTGTGATTTCTGCTTAAATGGGGCGTGGTGGTGATTAACGACGTTGTGGTGGTCTACACGTAAAAAGGAGGATATACTAACGACATGGCCGATGCGATTTCTACACCTCCCAGGAGAAGGTGAAGAATAGCGGAGGTCAAATAGCGATGTGCTTTGTGTCGCTTCTACATAGGATTGTGGGTAGCGACGTGGTTTTGCATCGGAGGTACAGCTGTGGCACGACTGCTGCCTACGAGGATCACTCTTCGTCGTCAAATAAACATTGCCGGCTGCTGTAGTATATACACAAAAGGAATCGCGTTTCTTATGAAATGGAGTCGATTACTGCGTTAACCCGTGAAGAAACATGTTCGTGTAGTctgctcaatcaatcaatcaatcaatcaatcaatcaatcaatcaatcaatcaatcaatcaatcaatcaatcaatcaatcaatcaatcaatcaatcaatcaatcaatcaatgaatgaagcaataaatcAACGTAATATGACTGAACTATAAAAACAAAAggatattttctttctctctgagGGCAGACATTTTCGTTATATGTTGGGATGTACTGATGTCACGACAGGTATTTCTATTGTAATAACACAGTTATATATGCggtgagactgctcctcctctcGCCAAAATAAAATCGATGCTCTGGCAGCGGCGACTTATGTCGTATGTTTGACGTCTTCTTGTTATGACGAGACAGGTGCTGTACTGGCGACAGAAACGTTTGTCTATGCGACAAGACAACAGGCTTACGACATATTCATATCGCTCTTGCGGGCGTTCTGTTGTagtttcccttcttttttatattcAGCTTGATGCAGTTGAGTATTTCCCAAATGCGTTCTGAATGCCTGGCAAGCTACATGGCATTCTCCCAATGTGTTCAAAGTTGAGGACAAGTTTCGCACATacgtaaataaagaaaagagtaAGGCGTGGATGGCATAAATATATAGTTTCCCACAGGAGTTACTAGACCAAGCTCTAGGGTAGCGATTCTTCATATACCATGGGAATGAATGTGTACTACACAGATTCATCTAAGTTTTTGCTTGTGGCTTCAGAGGTTCTTGTGGCATTAGTTTTTACGTTTTATCTTTATAGATTACTAAAAAACTATACTTTTCTAAACACGGCAAAGCAATAAGCTCCTGCGCACAGACGTGTTCATCATAAATGCTTTCGATTACGACGGAACATATTAGTGAATATGATCAACTTACAAAATCGAGAAGCCGTTCGAAGTCATGGAAGGAGCAATTTCAGGTAAGTCCATTGCATGTACTAATCATTTTTATGGTCGCTGAACCGCCACACTTGCAGCTGTAAGGAACATTGCTCGGATATGAACATCGCCTCCGAGATAGGGCAACGCACGCTGTTTAACAGTGCGGGCCTCCCTATCTCGGAGACCATGGTATATACACATGTGAAAGCGGGCTTTTGCCGCGGGCAGTTGTAGAACATAGCGCTGTTTGTTGCTAGGCTAGTTGATCCAAACATCTCGCGTAATGGGACGCGGTGTAATAGGACCTGTCCTGTTCCCACTTCACGTTGGTTCTTGTCCTGACACACTGCCTTAATATCACCGGTTTAATAGGACCTGTCCTGTTCTGATTTCCCATCGTTTCTCGTCATGCTACACCACACAACTAGCGCAGAAGCAACTAACAGCAGCTAGTACAGCAGCAACTAATGATAAGTTAAAATTCTCCCACAGTGGGTCCTATTTTATCTGCTCGAAAAGATGCTCTCCCGTCTTGTTCTTACTCCATACTGCTTCTCGTCTCATTGCGTACACCACCACGATACACTCGAGAACAGCCAACCCAGCCTGGGCACCGCTGTGGTTATCGATTTTGATTAACCTTCCTCTCTTTACTATCCCTGACTCTCTCTCTCCCATGCGACGCAGTAATCGGGACCACAGCCTTGAAGTAGGCTTCATGTTTTTTTATTAGACGCCTCATTTAATCGTTTTAGCGAGCCCCACTCCCATAGGAATCGTGGTTAGCAGGGAGTCTTGCAACGCGTCGCTTGGTCGCTTTTCTGGGCGGAAATTTCGTTCCTTCGTTGGACCCTCTCCTTCAAGTCCCTCAGTCGCGACAGCAGCGTCTTGTAGCCGTACCGACCCCTTGCGATGCCGAACGGATCGTTCATTGGCCTACCGGTCATCTCCAGGCGCATCTTCACCGCAGCTTCGTACCTGCGACGTCATAGGTTGGTTCTGCGCTATTCGAAGTGTAACAGCGCCACTTTTTGACGAAGACACAGACCGAATAGCAGACAATGACAGGCAGCGACTTTACACTGGCAACCTTCATCGCATGCGAGAGGTATGAGCATGCTGCGGgatgataaaaaaatattacaaagaaatAAGCGGTATGGCCGATAGAAAGTCATGTTTTTCTTTGGTATTTTAAAAGAACGCCAGTAAAAGACAAGTACAGAGAAAttcagaaaaagtttgaagtcagcgctcgtcctgtcggaTTCCTTGTGCTTGTCATTTACTTGCGCTGTTAATATGTTACCAAGAGGTAATCTGGCCCAAACCAGCACTGTGCTACTGTTCTTGCTTATTCCTTTTGGGCTGAGGTATTTTCATTCAGCAACGTGTATATAAAGCATATATATCTCGTTTTCAATAAGCATTCCTAGTTGAAAGTCAATGCTTGTCTTTGCAGAGTCAGAAACGTTGCGTTCAATTGTGTTTTTTAACGAGACCCATTCGGTTCCGATAGGACACCATTGGAGATACCTGCAAGTCCAGTCAGTATTACGACAGTTCCAACTGGACGTCATTAGATGAGTAATCTTGCGAAGCAACGAAATAATAATAGCATAATTACAACATTATTTTCCAGGTTAGATATATTTGCATTTGATCTCCGCGATATAAAGAAGCACTTAGCGTTTCTGAGATGTTAAAAATTTGTCGCGAAATTTCATTAATTTCTTTTTAAGTAATGCACCACTTCTTCAACCAAATGTTGTTTGCACATAGAAAAACATAACAGCGCTCTTTCATAGTGAAGTATTGATTGTTGAATTCTTGAACGCGTTTGTACCCTGAACAGAATTCTCAATGAAGATGTCACGTACCGAAGAGCCATTGATATCTGCCGGAGCTGATCCACTGCTTCATGATTTTGATGGTGCTCAGAAAATTTTAATACGTGTTAGCCACAGAAAGGCTGATGCCCCTTAAAGAGGTGCAATGGTATTTCCAGTTAAAAAAattaaacgaagaaaaaaaaagtagtaaatGGTGGGCAAGTCATTGAAAAGAATAAGCCATAGTGTGTTCATGCATGTGTAAGCTGCTAGAATGCAGTCGCAAGCATATCCGTGGCATATCAAGGTTAAGACCCTTGAGGAgtctcccccttccccctttcttttGTTCACATTGGTCCTAGCGAGTCCAATTGGGTCCAATGGTGcttaaagaagaaataaaaagaacaattcGCCCATTTAGAAATGCCCGCCCGTGTACCGTGAATAACATTAAacaacaaccaccaccaccaccaccacctcctcctcctcctcctcctcctcctcctcctcctcctcctcctcctcctcctcctactcatcatcatcatcatcatcgtcgtcgtcgtcgtcgtcgtcgtcatcatcatcatcatactgttttatgtccactgcaggacgaaggcctctccccgcgatctccaattacccctgccctgcgccaaccgattccaactagcgcccgcgaatttcctaatttcatcgctccacctagtcttctgtcgtcctcaactgtgttttccttctcttcgtacccattctgtaaccctaatggtccaacggttatctaaccggcgcattacatgacctgccgagctccatttttgcctcttgatgtcaattagaatattgtctgtatccgtttgctctctgatccaaaccgctttctttctgtctccctAGCAATctccgttccatcgctctttgcgccgtccttaacttgtcctcaagcttctttgtcagtctccaagtctctgctccaCATGTCAggactggtaaaatgcactgattatacagcttccctttcaatgataatgggtaaggttccagtcaggagctgacaatgtctgccgtatgtgatccaacctattTCTATTTTTCTGTTTATTTCCTTCTCaggatcagggttccctgtgattaattgacctaggtaagcgtactccttGACACACTCTAGAGGCAGACTGGAGATCCTGagctcttgttcctttgcccggctatttatcattatccttgtcttctgcatattaatctgcaaccccactctcacactctctatgttaaagtcctcaatcatttgttgtaactcgtctgcactgttgccgaatagaacaatgtcatcggcagaCCGAAGGTTGCTGAGTTATTCTCCGTTGTTctttgctcctaagccttcccagtttaatagcttgaatacttctaagcatgcagtgaatagcattggagagattgtctccctgcctgacccttttctttataggtatcttcctgctcttgtgtagaattaaggtagctgtagaacctctgtaggcattttccaaggtatttatgtaagcgttctgtactccttgataccgtaatgcctctatgactgctggtatctctactgaatcaaatgcctttcgtaatctatgaaagccacatagataGACTTACTGTACTCttcggatttctcgattacctgattgatgacgtggatgtgatccattgtagagtatctcttcccGAAGCCAGCCTGGTCCCTtcgttgactaaagtccagtgttgcccttattctattggagattatttggTTAATATTttgatataatactgggagtaagctagtgggtctataatttttcaattctttaacgtgtcccttattgtggattagtataatgtttgcattcttccagttttctgggacccttgcagccaATAGACGCTTCGCATATTGAGCCaccagttttaacgcgatagcgttaaggagctcgtgtcgcagaaaagccggtgtcggcgtcggcgtttgcggcgttgacagtgagcgataaatcacggcaggcgcttcataaataaaaagcaacttccaagattggcccggtgggaatcgaaccagggtctccggagcacCTGAGCACCTTGCTCAGGTGCTCCGcaactgctggggactgagggccattggttaattgaGTGAGCCATTTGGGCGGGCGTGGCCTAATACttcaccagggaggccaattcctgatctggtgagggagtgtcttgttgaagcttcgtgggccttcctaatttagTTGTACTTatattagtatagccccactcgctctcggcatattttgccggtgacaggcgtcactccaagcctgcagactAGCCCAAGCTGGTCGAAATTATTCGTGAGTCCTCCCCTAAGGATTGCCTTATAATAAGATCGTTCCTTTGGCACGTAGAACTCCAGAATTGTTTTTTCATTGGAGATtccaatgtcttctttttttttaccaggcGTTTGATCTTCGGCTTATGTCCACGTCAGAGAGTCGCGCTGTTACAATTCTATTCGTACCTGTCGTACGAATCGGCGAACGTCTTGAACACCACCTCCCTCAGGGCGGGAGGCGGCGGCGGGCACGGTGGACcgatgccgtcgtcgtcatcgaGGCACGCCTGCACGGCGTCGCACACCGCCACCCGGATGGTCTCGTGCTGGATGATGGCGCCGTAGCGGCTCACGTCGCCCGGCGTCCGCTCCACGCAGAACTGCGGGTGGTTGTAGTACGGGTTCTCGGACATGATCGACTGGATGGACACCAGGACGCTCTTGATGGAGAGCGCGGGCGTCCAGGCCGGTCCGGGCCAGGTGCCCAGGATGCTGAGGCAGACCTTGCCGTCCGGGTGGAAGTTGGGGTTCAGGCTGACCTGCAGGCGTCACCGGAAATCGTGGATACCGtaaagctaagaaaaaaaaatacattaaaaatGCCGTGGTGGTTTAACGGTAAATGCGAAAGAAATGCCTTAGCGTTACGTCGCACCTGTTTGAGGTCCTGGATTCATGCTTTGCTGAGGCGCCTTCAACCGTATTGCTGGAGACACCTTTATTTACATTTCGCAGAGGAGGAAGTTGGCGAAAGAAAAATGGCATAGAAGGTCAATCGCGTTAATAATTTCGTACGTGCCACGGCGGTACTACAGACCACAGCGCGAACACTTTCAGACGCCGCAAAGATGGTTCACAAGAACGCGGCCTTCTAACCACAGCCACTTATGTCCCGCCGGAATGGGCCGGAATTGTATAACTTAGGGCTCAGCATATCTGACTTCGAATGAACTACAGCGTGATTGCATAGGGGCCTATCTAAAGCGTAAAACTTTTGTTCGTTGTCAGAAGAGCGGGCGTTCGCATTTTTATCAGTCGGACATGCACCTGAGGAGTGTGGTCGTAGCATTGAAGAGCTCCGTGAAAAAAATCGAGAGCGAGGGATCGCAGAGATAAAGAGGCGGTCTTTTCTGCAGCCTTTTAAGGAGCCGTGTCAGCGCCCTAAAAGAGGTTATGC
This genomic window from Dermacentor albipictus isolate Rhodes 1998 colony chromosome 9, USDA_Dalb.pri_finalv2, whole genome shotgun sequence contains:
- the LOC135906497 gene encoding ubiquitin-conjugating enzyme E2 Z-like → MAVAQRGAASGGLSTSHLPSSSSTWDPLCSAHEEPTPQCLLRARRDIMDIFAAPPAGVFIAPEENDITRIEALIVGPPETPYEGGFFHFLVKCPPEYPNEPPRVRLMTAGGAQVSLNPNFHPDGKVCLSILGTWPGPAWTPALSIKSVLVSIQSIMSENPYYNHPQFCVERTPGDVSRYGAIIQHETIRVAVCDAVQACLDDDDGIGPPCPPPPPALREVVFKTFADSYDRYEAAVKMRLEMTGRPMNDPFGIARGRYGYKTLLSRLRDLKERVQRRNEISAQKSDQATRCKTPC